In Marinomonas algicola, a single genomic region encodes these proteins:
- a CDS encoding OmpA family protein, which produces MKLVWLPITAALLTSQMTLAETSQPSQIGNKDLSPNKVNEIYADRDLDGSLTKNDQCQNSLLNSMVNTIGCDLDTDLDGIFDRNDQCPSTPAGRKVNFLGCEADSDNDGVVDSIDRCPLTPLGTRVDANGCKIIGDSDNDGVTDNIDQCPDTPAGVEVNQFGCQPRTSLLVNIVFDTASWEIRPDQEAFLMEDLSTLKDLQEDEVVLIVGHTDSVGRDAANMRLSWNRAASVKQYLMSHSGVESAQIYLVGQGESAPVADNSTSVGRQQNRRIELKVMIHDSLPQNAVLQLPQE; this is translated from the coding sequence ATGAAGCTTGTATGGTTACCAATTACTGCAGCACTGCTTACCAGTCAAATGACTCTTGCAGAAACAAGCCAGCCATCACAAATTGGCAACAAAGACCTTTCACCTAATAAAGTGAATGAAATCTATGCTGATCGAGACTTAGATGGCTCTCTAACAAAAAATGACCAGTGCCAAAACTCATTGTTGAACTCGATGGTTAATACCATTGGTTGTGATTTGGATACCGACCTGGACGGTATCTTTGACAGAAATGACCAATGTCCTTCTACGCCAGCTGGACGTAAAGTGAACTTCCTAGGCTGTGAGGCGGACTCTGATAACGATGGAGTCGTGGATTCAATAGATCGCTGTCCATTGACACCTCTTGGTACTCGCGTAGACGCAAATGGCTGTAAGATTATCGGTGACTCGGATAATGATGGCGTTACTGACAATATTGACCAGTGCCCAGATACGCCAGCAGGTGTGGAAGTGAATCAGTTTGGCTGTCAACCTCGCACATCTTTGCTGGTTAACATCGTGTTTGATACGGCGTCTTGGGAGATTCGCCCAGACCAAGAAGCCTTTTTAATGGAAGATTTGAGCACACTCAAGGATCTACAGGAAGACGAAGTGGTTTTGATCGTTGGCCATACTGACAGTGTTGGTCGTGATGCGGCGAATATGCGCCTTTCTTGGAATCGTGCAGCCAGTGTGAAACAATACTTGATGTCGCATTCTGGCGTAGAATCCGCGCAGATCTATCTTGTTGGTCAAGGTGAGTCTGCTCCAGTTGCTGATAACAGCACCAGTGTTGGTCGTCAACAAAACCGTCGTATCGAACTTAAGGTGATGATACATGACTCACTGCCGCAAAACGCAGTTTTACAGCTTCCGCAAGAATAA
- a CDS encoding response regulator transcription factor: MSTVEVHNRSVAKEHCVLYTQEPRAFKKWLFLRNDIHVVPECTGKQDTRVVAIFHLHNFTQQSQQLEQCIRHHKWVLVVTKKSTPSEGIALFKMGVKGYIQANTPLATLEQAITTVRQGNVWIGHDVMSALIQGAQATPDIKASENTKSWCCGLTVRERETADAILEGKTNKEIAEQMSISERTVKSHVRNLFDKFDVNDRLALVLKIKKTE; this comes from the coding sequence ATGAGTACAGTTGAAGTACATAATCGATCCGTAGCAAAAGAACACTGCGTACTCTATACACAGGAGCCTAGAGCATTTAAAAAGTGGCTCTTTCTACGCAATGATATCCACGTAGTTCCAGAGTGCACGGGGAAACAAGATACGCGTGTTGTCGCGATATTTCATCTGCATAACTTTACACAACAGAGCCAGCAGCTAGAGCAGTGCATAAGACATCACAAGTGGGTTTTAGTGGTTACAAAAAAGAGCACTCCAAGTGAGGGAATTGCATTATTTAAAATGGGAGTAAAAGGTTATATTCAAGCCAATACGCCACTTGCCACTTTAGAACAAGCCATAACAACCGTCCGACAAGGCAACGTTTGGATCGGGCATGATGTGATGAGTGCTTTGATTCAAGGAGCCCAAGCAACACCTGATATTAAGGCGTCTGAAAATACAAAGTCTTGGTGCTGTGGCTTGACTGTCCGTGAAAGAGAAACCGCGGATGCGATCTTAGAAGGCAAAACCAATAAAGAAATTGCCGAGCAAATGAGCATATCAGAGCGTACCGTTAAATCTCACGTGCGCAATTTATTTGATAAGTTTGATGTCAACGACCGCCTCGCCCTAGTACTTAAGATTAAAAAGACGGAGTAG
- a CDS encoding IS30 family transposase yields the protein MSYKQLIEGQRYQIQAYLSQHLSYREIGRRLNVSNSSISRELRRHTINGIYEPNVAQRRAQHRRHCAAKSQISQKTINYVEFGLSLKWSPEQISGVSRLVGLPVSHEWVYGYVHRDKRRGGKLYKHLRHNGRRYRKGSRAKRVIIPNRIGIEERPEIVDTKQRFGDWEVDTVLGKQGTGAIVSLVERKSKMYLIRKVPKKSAEDVCRAVGVMLWRYRRHVHTITADNGTEFCAHESIAQKLKTDVYFANPYASWERGLNENFNGLLRQYIPKGTDLRTVTDEEIAKVQRSLNLRPRKCLGYRQPAVVFDKLRSAA from the coding sequence ATGAGCTACAAGCAGTTGATCGAAGGACAACGATACCAGATTCAAGCCTATCTGAGCCAACATTTAAGTTATAGAGAGATCGGCAGACGACTCAATGTTAGCAATTCCAGTATCAGCCGAGAGTTGAGACGGCATACCATCAATGGCATTTACGAGCCAAACGTTGCGCAGCGGCGAGCCCAACATAGACGACACTGTGCTGCTAAAAGTCAGATCTCACAGAAAACTATCAACTATGTTGAGTTTGGCTTATCCCTCAAGTGGAGCCCTGAACAAATATCAGGCGTAAGCCGCCTAGTAGGATTACCTGTTAGCCATGAATGGGTTTATGGTTATGTGCATAGAGACAAACGCCGAGGCGGTAAGCTCTATAAGCATTTACGACATAACGGCAGACGATACCGCAAAGGAAGCCGCGCCAAACGGGTCATTATTCCTAATCGAATTGGCATCGAAGAACGCCCAGAGATAGTGGATACCAAACAACGTTTTGGCGACTGGGAGGTTGATACCGTTTTAGGTAAACAAGGCACTGGAGCGATTGTTAGCTTGGTTGAGCGAAAGAGCAAAATGTACTTAATCCGAAAAGTGCCCAAGAAAAGTGCTGAAGATGTCTGTCGAGCCGTTGGTGTTATGCTGTGGCGTTATCGACGTCACGTACATACGATTACCGCAGATAACGGAACAGAGTTCTGTGCTCACGAAAGTATCGCCCAGAAACTCAAGACCGACGTATATTTTGCTAACCCCTACGCCTCTTGGGAGCGTGGTTTAAATGAAAACTTTAACGGCCTGCTGAGACAATATATCCCTAAGGGAACGGACCTCAGAACGGTGACCGATGAAGAGATTGCGAAGGTGCAAAGGTCGCTAAACCTTAGACCAAGAAAGTGTCTTGGCTATAGACAACCTGCGGTCGTATTCGATAAACTACGAAGTGCAGCGTAA
- a CDS encoding type I secretion system permease/ATPase: MSEALQHQVDQDALHVESHDPLLECLVIYTKLAQSPYTKDALTAGLPLNDGTLTLELFKRAAKRAGVKASFKQRTIKEIPRLVLPCILTLKDQSACVLQEVDHQTGQAKVIFSSAPEGWKSVALDTLEQEYLGYAIYLSHLQQHDSNTKPLINNTDKHWFWSSIWRNKAMYRDVIAASFVINIFVLANPLFVMNVYDRVVPNNAMESLWVLVLGISVVYLFDFALKYLRTHFLETAAKKSDVLISSKLFEQTLGLSQASRTGTVGSFANKLKEFDSIRNFITSSAISALVDLPFVTIFLAAIFYLAGQIVWVPIIIILLMVTYSLLIRKPIQRSIEATYEAQDQKNSVLIESLSTMSTVKSLGVESKMQWKWEQAVGEIARTSLKSKMLQSSVSRMTGYMQQMSTVLVVLTGVYLIADGDLTLGGLIATVILSQRAISPMGQVAGLLGSYQQTKTAFNSLNDLMSKDIERPESKRFIAHPNFEGSVEFVDVTFTYPGETKPTLKNVSFKIDKHEKVGIIGRIGCGKSTIEKLILGFYQVDSGCILIDGIDIQQLDPAELRRNINYVPQDVVLFRGDVRENIAYRAPYVEDDVIIRASKLAGVDEFIKRHPAGYALQVSENGQNLSGGQRQSIGIARALLLDAPFLLLDEPTNTMDGTTEQKLLKNLKQVELNTTFLLVTHKMSLLALVDRLLVVEDGQLVADGDKNTVLKSLQQKASSNAQKEA, encoded by the coding sequence ATGAGCGAAGCATTGCAGCACCAAGTAGATCAAGATGCACTGCATGTTGAATCTCATGATCCACTATTAGAGTGTTTGGTCATTTATACCAAACTTGCTCAGTCACCTTATACAAAAGATGCGCTAACTGCTGGTTTACCACTCAACGATGGCACATTGACACTAGAGCTCTTTAAGCGAGCAGCCAAGCGAGCAGGGGTAAAAGCCAGTTTTAAACAACGTACAATAAAAGAGATACCTCGCCTGGTACTGCCTTGCATTCTAACGCTTAAAGACCAATCAGCCTGTGTATTACAAGAAGTTGATCATCAAACAGGTCAAGCCAAGGTCATTTTTAGCTCTGCTCCAGAAGGCTGGAAGTCAGTCGCTTTGGACACATTAGAACAAGAGTATCTGGGCTACGCGATATACTTAAGTCATCTGCAACAACACGATAGCAACACTAAACCTTTGATCAACAATACCGACAAGCACTGGTTTTGGTCCTCTATCTGGCGCAACAAAGCCATGTACCGTGATGTTATTGCGGCTTCTTTCGTGATAAACATTTTTGTGTTAGCCAATCCCCTATTCGTCATGAATGTCTATGATCGGGTCGTACCAAACAATGCTATGGAATCCTTGTGGGTGTTGGTACTGGGCATCAGTGTTGTGTATCTATTTGATTTCGCGCTCAAGTACTTACGTACACACTTTTTAGAAACAGCCGCCAAAAAAAGTGATGTCTTGATTTCGTCTAAGCTCTTCGAGCAAACGCTAGGCTTAAGCCAAGCGAGCCGAACCGGTACCGTCGGTAGCTTTGCGAACAAGCTTAAAGAGTTTGACAGCATTCGTAACTTTATTACTTCCAGTGCTATTTCGGCACTGGTAGATTTGCCATTTGTTACGATTTTCTTAGCGGCTATTTTTTATCTTGCAGGCCAAATCGTTTGGGTGCCGATTATTATTATTTTGTTAATGGTGACTTACAGCTTACTCATTAGGAAGCCGATCCAACGTAGTATTGAAGCGACCTATGAGGCACAAGATCAAAAAAACAGCGTACTGATCGAATCGCTTTCGACCATGTCGACCGTCAAATCCTTAGGTGTTGAGTCAAAAATGCAATGGAAATGGGAGCAAGCCGTCGGTGAAATTGCTCGCACCAGCCTAAAATCTAAAATGCTACAAAGCTCTGTATCTCGTATGACGGGCTACATGCAGCAGATGAGTACGGTACTTGTCGTGCTCACAGGGGTGTACCTAATCGCTGATGGCGATTTAACACTGGGTGGCTTGATCGCTACTGTCATTTTAAGTCAGCGCGCTATTTCACCTATGGGGCAAGTAGCAGGACTGCTTGGCAGCTATCAACAAACGAAAACTGCTTTCAATTCGCTGAATGACTTGATGTCCAAAGATATTGAACGTCCTGAAAGTAAACGCTTTATTGCTCACCCTAATTTTGAGGGTAGCGTTGAGTTTGTGGATGTGACTTTTACATACCCAGGTGAAACAAAGCCAACCCTAAAGAATGTTTCATTCAAAATTGATAAACACGAAAAAGTAGGCATCATTGGTCGTATCGGCTGCGGTAAGTCCACCATCGAAAAACTCATCCTAGGTTTTTACCAGGTCGATTCTGGCTGTATTTTGATTGACGGTATTGATATCCAGCAACTCGATCCTGCCGAGCTGCGCCGTAATATCAATTATGTGCCGCAAGACGTGGTGCTTTTTCGTGGTGATGTGCGCGAAAATATTGCCTACCGTGCGCCTTATGTGGAGGACGATGTCATTATTCGTGCGTCTAAGCTTGCCGGCGTGGATGAATTTATTAAACGCCACCCAGCAGGATATGCTCTACAAGTCAGTGAAAACGGTCAAAACCTCTCTGGCGGCCAACGTCAAAGTATCGGTATTGCCCGCGCTTTGTTGTTAGATGCACCTTTTCTTCTATTGGACGAACCGACGAATACGATGGACGGTACGACGGAGCAAAAACTCCTTAAAAACCTTAAACAGGTTGAATTAAATACCACATTTTTGTTGGTTACCCACAAAATGAGCTTATTAGCCTTGGTTGATCGCTTACTAGTCGTAGAAGACGGGCAGTTAGTGGCCGATGGCGACAAAAATACGGTACTTAAAAGCTTGCAGCAAAAGGCCTCTTCGAACGCACAGAAGGAAGCTTGA
- a CDS encoding EAL domain-containing protein — protein MSFKSNILIFISVMLLVLLVGTFGLNMSTTQAFLEKQLQSHSYDTANSLGLSLSAVADNPSSAQTMIDAVFDRGHFSVIELVNMEGESIYKRTSKPVDTSVPNWFVEFVDIEIATSNAVVQKGWMPIGKLQVQAQKDYAYIELWLVFKSLVQWFLVAAAIFLSTAYFAIRFLLRPLKKAQRQAHAIVNKEYILQEPLPATTEFRQLAHAMNSMVLKLQQVFTREAQVAEKLRTMAYQDSVTGLYNRHYFDMTFNSIVDEEQSTAQGSVCLLRINGLKELNTQYGYQLGNELVKHIAQQFHDVLDNSSGFYARLNGIELIAVLPNIEPLELKQKVSALLVYPQALQEELNFEEMPIILTFAISRYQPNESKSHLFSQLDFLIQQTEADHAEPIQLQPESANHAFNNQLWQNLIQTAITEQRFKLFKQEAYDANGSVYDSELLVRMATEDGKIQSAAYFMPAVEQLNMQSTIDGVVLELVTEHLQNNHSTNHHSINLSKALLSNIPQFEALLPKFEKARGANLAFEFPESAVNENLDAAQKIFHILRQLGFKVGIDRFGIQVADLSYLRDLKPDYIKLDASFSDQIESDDHTGSYVVSICEAANNFDIDVFAMSIEKDAQVQTFKQAGVSYFQGYYFSSPIPL, from the coding sequence ATGAGTTTTAAGTCAAATATTCTAATTTTTATAAGCGTTATGCTATTGGTGCTGCTAGTTGGCACATTTGGCTTAAATATGTCGACCACTCAAGCTTTTTTAGAAAAGCAGCTGCAGTCGCACTCCTATGATACAGCGAACTCCTTGGGGCTGTCCCTAAGTGCGGTCGCCGATAATCCATCGAGCGCTCAGACAATGATCGATGCCGTATTTGATCGTGGGCACTTTTCGGTCATTGAGCTTGTGAACATGGAAGGCGAATCCATTTATAAACGAACTTCCAAACCTGTTGATACCAGTGTTCCTAATTGGTTTGTTGAATTTGTTGATATTGAAATTGCTACGTCCAATGCCGTTGTACAAAAAGGCTGGATGCCAATCGGAAAATTGCAAGTACAAGCCCAAAAAGACTATGCCTATATTGAACTTTGGCTTGTATTTAAGAGCTTAGTACAGTGGTTTTTAGTGGCCGCTGCTATCTTTCTAAGCACCGCCTATTTTGCTATTCGTTTCTTATTGCGCCCACTAAAAAAAGCACAAAGGCAAGCCCATGCTATTGTCAACAAAGAGTATATTCTCCAAGAACCGCTTCCTGCGACAACTGAGTTTCGTCAATTAGCTCACGCCATGAATAGCATGGTTTTAAAATTGCAGCAGGTGTTTACTCGTGAAGCACAAGTGGCAGAAAAACTGCGCACCATGGCGTATCAAGATAGCGTTACGGGGCTATACAACCGCCATTACTTCGATATGACGTTCAACAGCATTGTCGATGAAGAGCAGTCAACAGCTCAAGGCAGCGTATGTTTATTACGCATCAACGGTCTGAAAGAGCTGAACACTCAATATGGCTATCAGTTAGGTAACGAGCTGGTTAAGCATATAGCGCAGCAATTTCATGATGTACTGGACAATAGTTCAGGCTTTTATGCGCGCTTAAACGGCATTGAGCTGATCGCGGTATTGCCAAATATCGAGCCTTTGGAGCTAAAGCAAAAGGTAAGTGCGCTGCTCGTTTATCCGCAAGCCTTGCAAGAAGAATTAAACTTTGAAGAAATGCCGATCATATTAACGTTTGCGATTTCTCGTTATCAACCGAATGAGTCGAAGTCCCACCTGTTTAGTCAGCTCGATTTCCTCATTCAACAGACGGAAGCAGACCATGCTGAGCCAATTCAACTGCAACCAGAGAGTGCAAACCATGCCTTTAATAACCAGCTTTGGCAGAATCTTATTCAGACTGCAATCACTGAACAACGATTCAAACTGTTTAAACAAGAAGCTTATGATGCAAATGGCAGCGTCTATGACAGTGAATTATTGGTGCGCATGGCGACCGAAGATGGAAAAATTCAATCCGCGGCTTACTTCATGCCAGCGGTCGAACAACTGAACATGCAAAGCACGATAGATGGGGTGGTTTTAGAGCTTGTCACTGAGCATTTACAGAACAACCACAGCACCAACCACCACTCTATCAACTTAAGCAAAGCACTGCTCAGTAATATTCCGCAATTTGAAGCGCTGTTACCTAAGTTTGAAAAAGCGAGAGGGGCTAACCTAGCGTTTGAGTTTCCTGAGTCTGCGGTCAACGAAAACCTCGATGCAGCCCAGAAGATATTCCATATTTTGCGTCAATTGGGCTTCAAAGTAGGCATTGACCGCTTTGGGATTCAGGTAGCCGATCTAAGCTATTTAAGAGACTTGAAGCCAGACTACATCAAACTGGACGCGTCATTCAGCGATCAAATCGAGTCAGATGATCACACCGGCTCCTATGTCGTAAGTATTTGTGAGGCTGCGAATAACTTTGACATCGATGTATTTGCTATGTCGATTGAGAAAGACGCTCAAGTGCAAACATTCAAGCAAGCTGGCGTTTCTTATTTCCAAGGTTACTATTTTAGCAGTCCGATCCCACTATGA
- a CDS encoding HlyD family type I secretion periplasmic adaptor subunit, translated as MSSEPTKKNLPKEDLEFVSSLSQATLEQPKRYSTLITWTIVLAVLWLIVWANMAELDKIVRGSGKVVPSNKVQIVQNLEGGIISEILTSSGDVIEKGQTLIQLDNTQFASSFSEKLLEMQALQAKAARLAAEANSADFVTPKQYDSDFEKQFYQREQSLFLKRKKQQSIAIEIIQQQIVQHQTELDNAREQLDQLRDSLKLLDQEIEMTKPLVTRGFASEVSLLKTRRERNDTFGKLNSIELSIPKYRALIAETQQKIAEIRQTNRNEAQESLNETLARISQLENINVALEDKVQRTNIKSPVSGVISELLVNTLGEVVQPGSDLAKIVPIEDSLILETRVQPSDIGFIKKGLPAKVKFTAYDFAVYGGLDGTVEQVSADTLTDEEGKSYYLVRIRTEKNYLGTEAWPLSLMPGMMANVDVIVGKHTILDYLLKPILKTKELALRES; from the coding sequence ATGTCATCCGAACCCACAAAGAAAAACTTACCTAAAGAAGATCTTGAGTTTGTGTCCAGCCTTAGCCAAGCCACGCTTGAGCAGCCTAAACGTTACTCTACTCTGATCACTTGGACGATTGTACTGGCTGTTTTGTGGCTTATTGTTTGGGCCAATATGGCGGAGTTGGATAAGATCGTTCGCGGCTCAGGCAAAGTCGTCCCGTCGAACAAAGTACAGATCGTACAGAACCTCGAAGGTGGCATTATCAGTGAGATTTTAACTTCTTCTGGCGATGTCATTGAAAAAGGTCAAACGCTTATTCAGTTGGATAATACACAGTTTGCCAGTTCATTCAGTGAAAAATTACTGGAGATGCAAGCGTTGCAGGCTAAAGCAGCACGCCTGGCCGCCGAAGCCAATTCGGCTGATTTTGTCACTCCAAAGCAATACGATTCAGACTTTGAGAAACAGTTTTACCAGCGTGAACAAAGCCTGTTTTTAAAGCGTAAAAAGCAGCAAAGCATTGCCATTGAAATTATTCAGCAGCAGATCGTACAACACCAAACCGAGCTGGATAATGCTCGTGAACAACTTGACCAATTGCGCGATTCACTCAAGCTTTTGGACCAAGAAATCGAAATGACGAAGCCGCTAGTAACACGGGGCTTCGCTTCAGAAGTCAGTCTACTCAAAACGCGCCGTGAGCGTAATGATACCTTTGGTAAGCTCAACTCTATTGAGCTGTCTATCCCTAAATATCGCGCTCTCATCGCAGAAACTCAGCAAAAAATCGCTGAAATTCGACAAACGAATCGTAATGAAGCACAAGAATCACTCAATGAAACCTTAGCCCGTATTTCACAGCTAGAAAACATCAATGTTGCCTTAGAAGACAAGGTACAGCGTACGAATATCAAGTCTCCTGTAAGTGGTGTGATCTCAGAACTTTTAGTCAATACCCTTGGGGAAGTGGTTCAACCCGGCAGTGACCTCGCCAAAATCGTGCCGATTGAAGACTCTCTCATACTCGAAACACGGGTTCAGCCATCTGATATTGGTTTTATCAAAAAAGGTCTACCTGCGAAAGTGAAGTTTACGGCGTACGATTTTGCCGTGTACGGTGGCTTAGACGGTACGGTCGAACAGGTATCAGCTGACACCCTGACAGATGAAGAAGGCAAAAGTTATTATCTGGTTCGGATTCGCACAGAAAAAAACTACTTGGGCACTGAAGCGTGGCCTTTGAGTCTAATGCCAGGTATGATGGCCAATGTCGATGTCATTGTCGGCAAACATACTATTCTAGATTATCTCCTCAAGCCCATCTTGAAGACTAAAGAACTAGCCCTACGAGAGTCCTAA
- a CDS encoding TolC family outer membrane protein, with protein MLTRLRSYTLFLPLFSLSTFSFGMTLESAVNDAVINNPEFRAEVKRYHSYQSDLRGSKSGYLPSIDLKAGIGYEEVDNQSIDNTGEGLTRKEASIALTQNLFNGFGDVNEVKRQEYRTNAQAFSAIASANDIALETIESYIDLLKEQEFRQLALENMRTHQQIFEQITQRNNAGIGDQVEVDQASARLALAESNYAAAENNYFDAQARFRRVLGRDPDNMLVKPVFQETLPDSLEEATEFALNEHPTLRTANNDVLETEYQYKAASRFHYPSVDLVVEQTFDHDISGVEGKDHNLQAMLRLSYNLYSGGRDSADKDRTQHEYQEANEVRDNTRRQVIENLRYAWNAKTYVEQQLSYIEQHIKLTYDTLTGYRNQFTLGRRTLLDLLNTENEYYSATQNLISSEYEFLKANYRVMDGMGTLLPSFGLNYDFIEADTQLTQNDQ; from the coding sequence ATGCTAACAAGATTAAGATCTTATACACTATTTTTACCTTTATTTAGCCTTTCTACCTTTAGCTTTGGCATGACCTTAGAGTCAGCTGTCAATGATGCTGTTATCAATAACCCTGAATTTAGAGCTGAAGTAAAACGCTATCACTCATATCAATCTGATTTACGCGGCTCTAAAAGCGGCTATCTACCAAGTATTGATTTAAAAGCAGGTATTGGTTATGAAGAAGTCGATAACCAGAGCATTGATAATACAGGGGAAGGCCTCACTCGTAAGGAAGCATCCATTGCTTTAACGCAAAACTTGTTCAATGGCTTCGGGGACGTTAATGAAGTAAAGCGTCAAGAATACCGCACCAACGCTCAGGCATTTTCTGCCATTGCAAGTGCTAATGACATCGCTTTAGAAACAATCGAGTCCTATATCGATCTTTTGAAGGAACAAGAGTTTCGTCAATTAGCCCTTGAAAATATGCGCACCCATCAGCAAATTTTCGAGCAAATCACACAACGTAACAACGCAGGTATTGGTGACCAAGTTGAAGTAGACCAGGCCAGCGCGCGTTTAGCTCTGGCTGAGTCTAATTATGCTGCGGCTGAAAATAACTATTTCGATGCGCAAGCACGTTTTCGCCGCGTGCTGGGGCGTGACCCTGACAATATGTTGGTTAAACCTGTTTTCCAAGAAACATTGCCTGACTCACTGGAAGAAGCAACAGAATTTGCACTGAACGAACACCCAACTTTGCGTACAGCAAATAACGACGTTCTAGAAACTGAATATCAATACAAAGCCGCCAGTCGCTTTCACTATCCTAGTGTGGATCTAGTAGTAGAACAGACATTTGATCACGACATTTCTGGTGTAGAAGGCAAAGACCATAACCTCCAAGCTATGCTTCGTCTAAGCTACAATCTGTACAGCGGTGGTCGTGACTCTGCCGATAAAGATCGTACGCAACACGAATATCAAGAGGCTAACGAAGTGCGTGACAATACACGCCGCCAAGTGATTGAAAACCTTCGCTATGCTTGGAATGCTAAGACTTACGTCGAGCAACAGCTTTCTTACATTGAGCAGCACATTAAACTTACCTACGACACGTTAACGGGTTACCGCAACCAGTTTACACTTGGCCGTCGTACCCTACTCGATCTTCTAAACACTGAAAATGAGTACTACAGTGCCACACAAAACTTGATCAGCAGCGAATACGAATTTTTAAAAGCGAATTACCGTGTGATGGATGGCATGGGGACACTTTTACCAAGCTTTGGTTTGAATTACGACTTTATTGAAGCCGATACTCAACTTACTCAAAATGATCAATAA
- a CDS encoding transglutaminase-like cysteine peptidase, translated as MNVKHKCSRWMIFCFLITLPVQSTTSIRVITQKEIDTAGNKYGVLATRRMQALLTLIEENSRRPERLKVNLVNDFFSKVTYMEDSRVWGATDFWATPAELLAKDKGDAEDFAIAKYFTLIAMGVDEKKLYFSYVTATRIKRSHMVLTYFRSPSSEPLVLDSLTDRVLKASARSDLIPIYSFNAKDLRDSSQISSKEGFGSSMHQWGQMVNRMKQSILK; from the coding sequence GTGAACGTAAAGCATAAATGCTCTAGATGGATGATATTTTGCTTTCTTATTACTTTGCCAGTGCAGAGCACAACATCTATTCGCGTAATCACCCAAAAGGAAATTGATACAGCGGGCAATAAATATGGAGTGCTTGCTACGAGACGCATGCAAGCACTACTAACATTGATAGAGGAAAATTCCAGAAGACCCGAGCGATTGAAAGTCAATCTAGTCAATGATTTCTTCAGTAAGGTAACCTATATGGAAGACAGCAGAGTATGGGGTGCCACTGATTTTTGGGCGACACCTGCTGAACTGCTGGCGAAGGATAAAGGCGATGCCGAAGACTTCGCGATTGCTAAGTACTTCACACTGATTGCAATGGGTGTCGATGAGAAGAAGCTGTACTTTTCATACGTCACCGCAACGCGAATTAAACGCTCTCACATGGTTCTCACTTACTTCCGCTCCCCATCTTCAGAGCCGCTTGTATTAGACAGTCTGACTGATCGCGTACTCAAAGCAAGTGCTCGCTCAGATTTGATCCCGATCTACAGCTTTAATGCCAAAGATTTGAGAGACTCTTCTCAAATCTCTAGTAAAGAAGGCTTTGGTAGCTCTATGCACCAATGGGGACAGATGGTTAACCGTATGAAACAAAGTATTTTAAAGTAA
- the lptE gene encoding LPS assembly lipoprotein LptE, with the protein MMTRKNYLMLSLIVSSIALTACSTQQVDSNIEDNEIFFSANELHSRFSSTMLSHRKPGEIAVNSFEAKLRNKVRTELNIDFEYLANASKEELLADLNQADTRLSHFKHATHRGSAQEQLWALLPALPTLEQRKALQVALEERFNESPKLANTQMAELMDLQLNKLFGDFTISLDAFTPETEKFETSLIKELKSEGLNISARRPSLILEYFIDTYSDQGEVELIADFELKNRSNQTFHTLSSVTTYSSAGGLQAQKDAFSFLANDIAEQLIEKSTARINNVNRVK; encoded by the coding sequence ATGATGACACGAAAAAACTATCTAATGTTATCGCTGATTGTTAGCAGTATTGCACTGACTGCATGCAGCACCCAACAGGTTGACTCGAACATTGAAGATAACGAGATATTCTTTTCTGCAAATGAGTTACATAGCCGTTTTAGTAGCACTATGCTGTCACATCGGAAGCCCGGTGAAATTGCGGTAAATTCGTTTGAAGCAAAACTTCGCAATAAAGTTCGTACTGAGCTCAATATCGATTTTGAATATTTGGCCAATGCATCGAAAGAAGAATTACTGGCTGATTTAAATCAGGCTGACACTCGCTTAAGTCATTTTAAACATGCCACCCATCGCGGTAGTGCTCAGGAGCAATTATGGGCGCTATTACCTGCATTGCCGACTCTTGAGCAACGTAAAGCTTTACAAGTTGCACTAGAGGAACGATTTAATGAATCCCCAAAACTTGCTAATACCCAAATGGCTGAGCTAATGGATTTACAGCTTAATAAACTGTTTGGTGATTTTACGATTAGTTTAGATGCCTTCACACCTGAGACAGAAAAATTTGAAACCTCTCTTATTAAAGAACTTAAATCGGAAGGGCTAAATATCAGCGCTCGTCGTCCGTCTTTGATACTGGAATATTTTATCGATACCTATAGCGATCAAGGTGAAGTTGAGCTTATTGCTGATTTTGAGTTAAAAAATCGCAGCAACCAAACATTCCATACTTTAAGCAGTGTCACTACCTATTCTTCAGCGGGTGGTCTACAAGCTCAAAAAGACGCTTTTTCATTTTTAGCCAATGATATCGCTGAGCAATTAATTGAAAAGTCCACAGCTCGCATCAATAACGTTAATCGCGTTAAGTAA